AACACTTATTTTGTTGGGCTCACAGATTAATACCAAAGTCTCAAACAGCAAGATTGTCCAGATGGCAGATTTCTCTCTGTAAGACACTAAGTTATACCACACGTGCTATGAGACCTTTTACAGGGAGTGGGTTGGGTCTCTGGAGGCCCATAAGCATGCATCATAAACAGGTGTCAGTAGCTAAGGGAACTGAAGAAAAATACTAGCAAGGTCTAACACAGCACAGGAAGGTTCCActgttttctgaaaagaacaaAGTCATGTGAATGGGAGTGTGTTAGAcggttttgtgtcaactttacacaaccTAGCATCATTAGAGGAGGGGGTCACAACTGAGAAAAGGCTTCCTTTAGATCtgcctgtaggacattttttaaattggtgatTAATGGGAGAGGGCCCCTgctcatggtgggtggtgccatccctgggctggtggtcttggattctataagaaagcaggccatgTGAAGTAAGCCAGTGAGTAGAACTCTTCcgtggcccctgcatcagctcctgtgtccaggtccctgccctgtttgagttctgtcctaacttcctttgatgCTGAACAGCAATATAGAagcgtaagccaaataaagcttTCCACCCCAGTTTActttttggtcttggtgttttgtcacaggaatagaaaccctgaataaggcAGTGGGggatgataaaaatgaaagacaaaatggGGTAGAAGGTCTAGAGATGGAGTCTTTCTTGACTTGTCGTCTTAGCCAAAGAACAAAAATGTCCTTTGTACTGTCTTGGCTGAAGGCAAGAAGTGCCAACAATATTTGGAGGCCCTTGTTCCAAACCTTTAGGCTTGGTTCTTAAACAATTTtagggttttgatttttttaagttgaGAAACAGGGATTATCAGCCTTGGGAGCCATTGAAAAAGTCTCATCTCCTGTAAACCCAGTAACAGCAGAAAGGCAAATACCAACTCTGCCGCTCGATCCTTGGGACGTAAATCACTGTACGGAAGTGGAGCTATCCGGGCTTAGCGTAGGCCCATGAAGGGAAAGCTACTTCCTTCTGGGGTACACAGGGTTTGGGGATGGCTGGAATCTGTGCTTCTGGCCTTAGTCACTCATATAGGAAAGTCCCTGGATTCCTGTGGCTACAACAAACACATGGCCAGCTGACTGGAGCTTCAGTGAGAGTGGAGAGGTTGGAGTTAATACAAGGCTGACTAAGAAGAGAAAATGCCTTTACATGAATGTGAGGATTTTCACAAGGAAGCAAGGTGTGAAGGCATGACCAAACGTGACGTTTTTAGACTTTTTACAAATACAGTGACCTGTAAAACCTGGTGCAACCCAGATCTCTGAACTGGCGCAGTAAATTCTAGAGATGCCAATAGAAGACAGCTAGAAGCCCATAAAAGCAGGTGGAAAGAAGTTATTATTTACTCAGGCTCAGGACAGCCTAGGTGCTGGAGTCTTGTGACAAGGCCACTTGGTGTTGTATGGAGAAAACACTCCTTCCTATGGAACCTTTATGACTTGCTGCATGTAGGAAAAGACCACTGGATGGCCCTTCCTGGAGTTTTCAGAGAGCTCCAACCTTTTGGACATTGTGCCATGATGTTATCATCTGCAGTTTACGATGGAGAAACCATagattagaagaaaataaatctcacACAAGAAAAATCTCATGTTTTCAGTAAGTTTATGATTCTGCGCTGGGCTGCTTTCATAGTGGTCCTGAGGCTGTGTGCTTGGTCACACACCTGCGACTAGTCCCTGCAGGGATTCCTAACGACCAGCATGCCGTTGTGGTGCATTTTGGGATGGCTCGTGCTCACCTCCTTTAGTAGGATGTCGATGCCAACAACTTAGCTGGGGCCTCTtattgaaagtgtgtgtgtgtggggggggtgagacCTTGCAGAGAATGGAGGTGTGTGCTGGGTGGCTCCTGAGGAAAGCCTGTTCCTGGTCAGCAACATAACTCAGCCAGGCTGGCTGCTGAGGGAGCTTTGGGGgccacttggcaggaatctgacctTGGctaaggacaaggaaatgggcttcaggcaggaatctgaccttgggccatgacaaggaagaagctcaggcaggaatctaattttagggtagaacaaagaattaggcttcaggcaggaatctgaatTTGGTCTTGGACAGGGAAGCAGGCACAGATACTTTGGTCATCCCGAGAAGCCCTTAGAAACATCGATCACGGGAGTGATCATGGGAcgttgcttactgccttgcttgttccttgtcTATTCTTGTTCATTGTACTGCTCGcccttattacttgcatgtaattaaaatagtataaaagcggattgggaaaaaataaacctgccttcaGTCTCGGAATTGACTGAGGTCATGCtgcagtgttgtctaattgtctctttcttttcagtCCCCGCTcctgccctggagaacctgttgactgactgagggCTTGGTCAGACTGTAAGAGTGGAAGTCAGGGTAAAGAGGAAACGACACATAGAACCTTCCAGACTGCTCGAAGGACTCCCCCGTGAGCCAGCAGAAGGCTCTGTGAAGGATGGCATGATCGACTTAAAAGTGTAACAGAACAGTCTGGGCAGCTCCGTTAAGGAAGCACATGGGCAAAGGCAGCAATGGGGATGAAGCCTCAGCAGTGATCCGGGGAAAGGCAGCATCTTTCCCGGCAACACGCAGCATGCTTCCTGGCACCTGGATCAGCGGTGAGTTCCAGTTCACTGGCCGGAGTCAGGTAGACGACATTAGAGGGTGTTCAGAAGAGAGTTAAGGCCCTGAAGTGACGAGCCTGTCCTGGCAGGTTTTTGTTGGAAAACAGGGATTCAGCTCTTTTGCATCACGTACAGGGGTTTCTGGGTGGGCAGGCAAGGCTGGCCTTTTGTGTCAGTTGGGAAAGGTAAGAAATGGACTTACAGTGGCTTTACCAAacaggaatttatttttatttacaagggTTTTGGAGATGGGGAGCTGTTGGCATTGGCTTGGTCAGATGATCACAGGGTTTATGGATCTTTTGGCCTTTTCTTTAGGTAAACCATGGTTCCTGATGGTCCCGGCATTGCATCCTCAATCAAGAAGGAAGAGGCAAAGCAAAGCTCTCAGAAAAGGCATGGGCTTTTCTAGTAGCTCCTGTAGACTTCCACTTCAATTTCATTGGCCATACCTAGTCACATGCTCACCCAAACCTGCAGAGGAGGCTAGGTTTACAATCTCtggtgggaagcagggagagagatggaatTGGGACTAACAGGGTCACAGAGTATCAAGGGAGCTACTATGGTTCCTCTGGATTACCTGCGTTGAGGTCTCTCCATGATTTGCCATTTCTCTGGGGACTGCTAAGTCCTTTGGGCAGTCCTACTCTATCCCAGATGTCCTGTCCTGCTCCTCACTACATGCCAGAACAGCACATGTACCTGTAAGGTGACAACCCCCAACCCTCTATTTAAGAAACACACATCTTTATCATAAAACCTCACCAGCAGATACTTAAGACAGGTTCACTATATTtaaaccagtgtttctcaacctgtgggttgtgacccccttCATCGGGGGGGGGCCACacaccagatatcctgcatatcagatatttacattatgatgtttaatagttataaaattagttatgaaaaagcaatgaaaataatttatggttgagGGAGTTACCACAACACGAGAAACTATGTTaaggggttgcagcattaggaaagttgagaagcactgctttaGAACTTTAGAGTtagaacacaccacacacacacacacacacacacacacacacacacacacacacggtgtttGTGTGTTGCACATTCATGCAGGCAGCATCCCTAAGGAAGAGATAAATTTCCATTCCCTGTCAGAACCTGCTGGCCATCCCACCATCATTTCCGGGAGGCAGAGCCACTGGTGCCCCAGCAGGGAAATCTGTGCTCTGGGGCGTGAGAACTTCTGCTTGTCTGGAAGTACTCATCCCATCTGCAAAGGTGAGTCGTGGATTTCATTCTTCAGGGGAAAGGAGTCTGGCCCGGCTTACTCTGTAGATCTTCAAAAATGGCATAGGAGCAAAAAGATTCAAGTATTCGggtgtcacagagaaaggggttTTTTAGGAAGAAGAATGGGTGGGGAGGACCCAgactgaggggagggaggggcagggtctCAGGTGACAGCGCTGGCAATATTGACCTAAGAGTTTATGCCATCACCATGGCAGTGGGGTCTTCAAAATAGCATATATATTGTTCCAGAGGAAATCATTGTATAGTTGCTTTCCAAAAAGCTGTAGAAAGCTAAGGTTCTTACCCCCTTCTTTTTGGCTAGAATTGTATGATAGTATTTTTATACCAGTAAGAAATGAAGATTGGCGGTTATAATTCCCTGACCAGGCCAAGGgtttctgcgtgtgtgtgtgtgtgtgtgtgtgtgtgtggtgggaacaCTATGGATAGTGAATGAAGAATTTGGGGGCTTCAGAGGAGGCACTGGGAACCTCCAGGCCAGGGAGCCAAGAGAGTTGGCTATTTCtaatataccactcttgggcgcGTCAGCCTAGTTATATGTTCAAACCCACGTCCAGGACCACCTCCGGGAGTGTGATAGACATGTAGCTTCCAGGGACTGTTCACAAGACTCTCTGATTTGTGTACATAGTAAACTTGGCACTGTGCTGTTCTAGGCTGGAAGCCAGAGCTCTGAGGTGAGGTGTAGTTAGTAATTTAGGGCGGGCAGTGGGGAGGAGCATTAAAAGCCAAACCATGAGGCAAGCTGGCAAGATCTAATGCTGCTTTACTTGGGACCCTTCCTACCTGGCCCTGCCTGCTGTCGCCTCCCATGCCCTTCCTTGCTACAAACATCTGGTGCCTTCTTTGCTTGCCCTGTGATTACTAAAACAGGTGTCCTTGGCCTCAGCCTGAGCCAGAGTTGAGCTGTTCCCAACACTAGGAGCTGAGATGCTCCAAGAAATAGGCCTTATTGGGCTTGGGCAACTGAGGCAGAATGGAGGGACACCTGGCCCTCTTCCTCGCTTCTGCTAGGGAAATCTCAGTGAgtcagctcagggatggcaccttTGGAGGGTTTTCCTGGCAGTGGCTTCCTCTCTGGTGCAGGAAGGCTAGGTGCTCAAAAGGAAAAGTCCACGGACCTTCCTGTGGGGATGTGTGTGGGGGTCTCCTGCTTCCCAGGGGTAGCTGGTCTTTCAGGTGTGCCTGGCAGCATTGTGGCTATGGTCCTCAGGTTCTGACCGGCTGGAGGAGGGCTGGGCCAGATTGAGTGGCAGGAGCTGGGTGGAGGCAGCTCTACAGAGCTCTCTCCTCGCTGGTCAGTGTGGTGATTCTGCGCAGGTTTTCCCGGACTTTGATGAACTCGGGGGCGTGGTCCTCGTCTCTCTGTGGTGGGTTTTCCAGCTGGAGCGGAGAAACACAAGGAGTGAATTTGGCAGGGTTGGTTCCGGGGGTGCGGGTAAGAGTTTCTATTCTCAAAAGCCATGGTGTTGGACCAAGGGTCCTGTCAATGGGGAAAGCCTGGGGTGGGTTTTACAAACCATCCCGAAGCTGGGGTATGTAACAGGCGAGTAGACACTTGAAAGAGAGTCATAAAGAttaacataaacaacaacaaaaaaccctacccTAACTTCAGGAAACATTATCAAATGTCCAAGAGGAAATTCCCCCATCTCCAaatatgggggaggggtgatgtgCAAATGACCTCTCAAGGGTCAGGCTGCTGGCAGCCCTGGGTTTTGAGCTTGCAGCCCATGCCCATTTTGGAGAGTGCTTTCCTCTCCCGTAATGCACCTCATCTCTGCCACTGTCCGTGTCCCCAGCCAGCCCTCCCAGGACacaagaacccagatgtctctgtTTACCCACATGGGGGCAGTAAGAGCTGGGTTCTCCTTGGTTCAAATCActtcttcctctggcctcagaCCCTCACACCCATGAAATGGAAGCGCCACCTGCTCCCAGGGCAGGGATGATCCACAGAGCTATCTTCCAGGATATAGACCTTACAGGAAAGCGGAGGGTCAGAGAAGGGATGCCACTGGACCAGAGTCACACAGCGGGCAGGGCAGAGGTAGATTCTTGACCCCACGTTGACCTTCCCCTTGGAGGAGGCTCAGACTGAAGCTGGATGCCTCCTACCCACCTGGTTCAGTCTCTGCTGCCTTCTCAGCAGCTCCTGCTTGAAGGGGCACTGCATCCGCTtggcctccagctcctcctccttctttttgatCAGCTGATTCCTGCGACGGTGCTCTAGGACCCGCTGCAGCTCAGGCTTGCTGTCCATACCCAGGCCCCTGCGGGTAAGGGGAACAGTGAGGAGACTTTCCTAGCCTGGGACACCACTCCCTGTATTATCTCTTAGAGCGTTTGGGAAACACCGGAAGGGGGCGATCTCACTGCCCCATGCtgtatagaaaggcagagagcctCCCGCCCCTCCCACGACACAGCAGGGCAGGTGCAGGTACACCAGGTGAGTGAGAATTTCAGACCAGGctgcagacagaaaccaggtaTCCCGTGGTTGCTGGATATTTTACTAGAGCTTCTGATGACGGAAATGCTGGCCTTCGCTCTCGTAAAATCTCATGGGATTTAATTTCCTTATAAAGATATCTATTTATCCTCATTTTACAAGCCAACTTTTTTAAGTCTTGGAGACAAAAAACAATGCCTGGTTTTCCTGTTTCCTTGATTACCAGTCACATGTAACGAACTTTAAAGTGTTTCTAGCATTCACATTTTCCCATTTGCATATGAATCCCACTCATTTTGCTTCCCCTTTCCTGGTACACTAAGGTACATGAATATAAGAATATTTCATACTGTATAtgtaattttcattataatttatttatattgcaaatattttagTTTGCCTGAAGCTGTTTTTCATCGTGGTGGTACTTTTGATACTGAAATGAATGACTATCGCAAGAACAACTGAGTACATTACAATGTTGTAATATTAATAGAAAACAAACCCACAATCAGCTCCATGTGCAAGGGAGCATGACTTAGAATGGAAATCACGTCCAGCTCCAATACAACAACCAGCCGGCAGAGGGCGCCATGAAGGTACCACCGGCTTCTGCCTCTTCTGCCAGCTTCGGCTCTCCTCACAAGGGCCCTTCAGCCACCCTCTCCTACCCTTGACATCCTGGGATTGCTGATCACAGACGTGCCATAGCCCAGTTTCCTCCTTGACTCTTGTGTTTTACTGCCATGCTCTATCCCAACAGAGGGAGGGCATGGCTGAGAAAGAGCCATCACTACCTGAAACCTATGTTTCAATATCTATGAAATATTGAGCTTGCCGCCCATGCCCATTTTGGAGAGTGCTTTCCTCTCCCGTAATGCACCTCATCTCTGCCACTGTCCGTGTCCCCAGCCAGCCCTCCCAGGACacaagaacccagatgtctctgtTTACCCACATGGGGGCAGTAAGAGCTGGGTTCTCCTTGGTTCAAATCACTTCTATGTGCTCTCCAGCTTTCTCTGCCAACACGACCCATCTCCCACCAGGGTTGGCTCTTGCCCCTGATTTAGGCCTTCTAGATATCCTCTCTTCCATGACGTCGTATAGATAGTCCCTCTATCCCAGTAGCCCCTCTGGGGTCCCACATTCACTTAAAGCCTCCAGCAACTTTCATTTCCCCTGGGGAGGGCAGGAACTGGGTCTCCATCTTTTGTATCTTAGGTGTGGGCATGGTGCCCTGCACACAATAGGTATTTAGTAAGGTATTTAGTAAATCTATGTGGCATCTAAGCACAAGCAAGTGGATAGGGTTTTCAGGTTCACACAGTTTCTTCTGGTGACCCTGTTGGGGCTCCAGGCAATGGCTAGGCCAGTCCCCCTAAGACGCATTTCCCTAAGTCCAGCAGGCCTGTGCAGGATATTGCTGGACCAGCCAGCTCGGTGCCACCCTACCTTTTGTGGTTCATAAGCAGCTCACGGTGCAGCTCCTGATGGCTCCGAGAAGCCTTcacagggttcagcagcttctTGGGTTTGATGAGCTCTGAATTCCACTCTCTGTACTCTGGCCGGGCCATGAGTCCCTCGATGTCAGCCCGCTCCCTCTGGATCTCTGAGTACATGGATGCTGTAGTGATGTGAAGTAACGTTACTTCCCACCCCACATTCCAGCCCACCCTTTGGGGCACAGCTTAGTGGGGGCTTTCTCACACTGTTTAGACAGTAGCTTCTGAGCAATTTGGGTAAGCGACCTGATAATGCAAGTCTCACTTTCTGCCTCTCTATTGTGGGAAACAGTCACTCCACCAGGGTAAAAAGCCTGTTGTGATTATTGGAGATGATGTTCCTCTGGGAGGTGGGGTTCAGAAGTGAATAGAGACCAAGGCTCACAGTAGCTGTCTTGGGACTGGGGAAGATGTTTCAATCAGGAAAAAGTCTGTAATGTGAACATAAcgacctgagttagattcccagcacccagggaaAAGCCTGGCATGTTGCTGTGTGCTGGTAACTCTAGCACCATGAGGTAGAGACATGGGGAGCTCACCAGCCACTCTATTATCCTAATCAGTGAACTAACTTCATGTCGTAGTGGAAGATCCTGTCCTAAGATGCAACATAGACAGTGCTTGAGGAATTGCATCCAAggatgacctctggccttcatgtggCTATGCACACAAGcgtaccttctctctctctctctctctctctctctctctctctctctcacacacacacacacacacacacacacacacacacacacacgagtgcatATAACTATATAGTCACTGGCTGTGCTTGATAGTTTTGTATCAACATGACATAAGCAGCTAGAGTCATCTAAGGGGGGACCTTAAttgaagaaaatgccttcatgagaacAGGCTGGAGGcaggcctgtagggcattttcttaattagtgctaATGTGAAAggtgcccactgtgggtggtgccgtccctggtctggtggtcttgggtgctataagaaaagCATCctgtgagcaagccatgaagaataAGCTAGCATGCCACAcctgtccatggcctctgcgttggctcctgccttcaggttccagcTTGGTTTGAGTTTTTGTTCTGATTTCATTTGATGATAACTAGTGATGTGGAAGAATCAGGCAAATAAACCtatcctccccaagttgcttttgatcctggtgttccatcacagcaatagtaacccttgCTAAGACAAGAcactgacagaagaaaaaaatcccaaacagcAAAGAGGACTGCGCTTGAGTTTCTGCTTTTCAACAAACTTgcataagaaaaggaaaaggagtaaattgtgtgtgtgtttgtgtgtgtgtgtgtgtgtgtgtgtgtgcgcgcgcacacacacacgtgcacaatcTGTAGCAGTTAAAGACAGCCTGGATAAATGCtatgatagaagaaaacatcaTCTTTTATTGTCCAACTCCTTAGCCATAGTTCTGATGTCATGGCAGAGATGTAGTTCCCTATTCTCCACACCAGAGAGTAGTATGTGAAATGCTGTTGTGTCCCTGTAACAAACAGGGCTACTGTCTTGCCTGCCACACTCATGGGTCCCACTTCTACCAAGTGCCTGGATATTTGTCAATGTACTTTAGATTTAGGCAGAAAGGCTTCTCTgccacagagggagggaagggacaggagaggaggggaggggaggagaggaaatgaaagcggggaggggagcagaggaggagagaggagagttcTATAAAaacaagtgggggggggggacagtcgCTGCCTGGCTGTTAGCCATGAGCGATTAGTGATTAGCAGTTTAGAGTAATTACAGAAAGTGTTAGGGCAGATTCTGCCTCCCTCCTAGGCTGGGCTTTCAGAAGCACCCTAACTCCCTTTCTGACACTGTCCACCTCCGTAGTGCTAGCAGGACTGACCGGTGCTAGCAGGACTAACCGGTGCTAGCAGGACTGACCAGTGCTAGCGACTAACCGGTGCTAGCAGGACTGACTGGTGCTAGCAGGACTGACCGGTGCTAGCAGGACTGACCGGTGCTAGCAGGACTAACCGGTGCTAGCAGGACTGACAGCGCATGTCAGCCGGCCTGGCTGGTAGGGTTAAGCCTTTTCTGGGTGGTGAACATAGGTAGTATTTGGGGTAATAGGCAGCGAGCACTCAGTGATGTTGGTTGGTAATTTGTGATTGGGGATAACACTTTTGAGGTTTTGATCTTGGAGAACCAGAGGTCTAAGGTGGATTCCATGTGGCAATGGAGGTAGCATGTCCCTACCTCACACACTGAGATtccacattctctgtctctcaacCTAGGTGGGCCTTACACTTCTTACATAGTTGAAGATGACTATCAATTCATAGTTCTTGTGCTTCCACCTCTAGTCCCAGCAATGGAAAACTATTAATCATTCAAAGGGATTTTGGTGGTAGCCAGGTGAAGCATAAGAATCTCTgctttttttgtaaaaattgaAACCATTTTTTCcgtataatatattctgatcacagtttccctctccctcttctccccaccttcccatccacccaccttcatcccttctttctctatctctttaaaacacaaatgGGCAAATTAAAAAGCGAAGAATCCAACTAAATCAGaattaaagcaaagaaaaaaaaaagcacatatgttcacagacatgcatacacacaagttaaaacccataaaaacacagaATCAGAAACCACAATATAGGAGCTAAAGaccagtgagacacacacacacacacacacacacacagagagagagagagagagagagagagagagagagagagagagagagagagaaagagggcacTCATTTGGCTTTGCCCAGCCTTCAGTTGGCCATGTACTGCTTGCTGGTCTGGGGCCTCCCTTAAGTGTGCTTCATATACCCAGGAGATCCCACTGGggaatcatttttcttttgcaacCAGCTGTCACTTGAAACAGGCTTTTTGATTAGGGCCGAGAGCTTGAGTCCATATCCACCCTCTCACACCAGCACCCCATCTAGCTTGGACCTGTGCGTGTATATGCTAACATCTGCTTTTTATTGAAATAGCATTCTCAGAAGCACTTTGGAAATGAGGACTTTaatcatttcctttctctctatctttctcaTGAGTTGGTTTCTTTTCAGGTTATATCTAAATGTTTTGGTTCTAAGaaaatggttgtgagacaccctggttatttatttgcttttgagataggatcttgtgTAACCTAGGCTGAACTCAACATTGctctgtagctgagaatgaccttgaacttggtcCGGGCCTATGCCCCTGTACTTGGTTTTAATCAGTGCttggaatcaaatccagggctccATGTGTCctggacaagcactctaccaactgagcgaCATCCCCAGACTTCTAGAAAATGGGAACGTTAGAAAATTACCATCTCCCTTCCTGCCCATGGAGAGAGCATAGTATTTTAGTTGATAGGGTCATGTCTTCCAGGAGCCAATATATCAGAATGTCTTGATGCAAATTGTATCCTTAAGATCCCTGTTAATGAATTAACTCTGTTAATCAATTCCCTGATCTTTAAACAAATTCTCTGTAGACTTTCCATGTCCTCAGCTCCCATCTTGTCCAAGCTGCTAACACGCCACACTTGAGTATCTCCTTGGATGTCTGGCTATTGACTGACTGTGCCCTCACCTCTTCTGGGCCCCAAGCCTTCCAGGGCAGAGTACATCAGACACACCATCTTTACAAGAGCTCACTGTGTATTGCCAACATGCTAAGACTGCAAACAGAAACAAGTTGCATAACTTTTGGGgagttatataaaa
The sequence above is drawn from the Mus pahari chromosome 8, PAHARI_EIJ_v1.1, whole genome shotgun sequence genome and encodes:
- the Fam107a gene encoding actin-associated protein FAM107A, which produces MYSEIQRERADIEGLMARPEYREWNSELIKPKKLLNPVKASRSHQELHRELLMNHKRGLGMDSKPELQRVLEHRRRNQLIKKKEEELEAKRMQCPFKQELLRRQQRLNQLENPPQRDEDHAPEFIKVRENLRRITTLTSEERAL